The following are encoded in a window of Sutcliffiella horikoshii genomic DNA:
- a CDS encoding MFS transporter codes for MKDKTTRYFYSFYFLTFFSFGALFPLLTVYLKEDVGLSGSQIGMIMSISPVVMIFVQPLWGVFSDYTQKPKQILRWTLFLTAVTGIAFSFMESYGALLAVAFLLAVTQSALVPISDSITLNYVQRTKGNYGSIRLWGAIGFAVAVLVAGWLSDFFSLKVIFFTFAIALLLGTVVSIFLPKESQTISVNVRDGIGTLMKLPKFVMFLVTTFLIFGPVFANNFYFGLFITDIGGTVTGVGIAFLLAAGSEAPFMRVAGKWIARFGLHAIMISAASIAMIRWVLYFFEPPLYVVYATTIAQGFSVGLFIPAALQFVRDIAPNSARATAVSLYTAVGNGLGSWFCTFFGGFIAEYYSVAHVYLFFGVLTMCGLVFIMMINQADKKQLAKAS; via the coding sequence ATGAAAGACAAAACTACTCGCTATTTTTACAGTTTTTACTTTTTAACCTTTTTCAGTTTTGGGGCGTTATTCCCGTTGCTGACAGTATATTTGAAAGAAGATGTCGGATTGAGTGGATCACAAATCGGGATGATCATGTCGATTAGTCCTGTAGTGATGATATTCGTCCAGCCGTTGTGGGGTGTTTTTAGCGACTATACCCAAAAACCAAAACAAATCCTGCGCTGGACACTGTTTCTCACAGCGGTTACAGGGATTGCCTTTTCATTTATGGAGAGCTATGGAGCATTGCTTGCCGTTGCATTTTTGTTGGCTGTTACACAAAGTGCCCTTGTTCCCATTTCAGACAGCATTACCCTTAATTATGTCCAAAGGACCAAAGGAAACTATGGTTCCATCAGATTATGGGGGGCAATAGGTTTTGCGGTGGCCGTGCTTGTTGCAGGATGGCTTTCTGATTTCTTTTCCTTAAAAGTAATCTTCTTCACCTTTGCGATAGCTTTATTGCTGGGCACGGTGGTGTCGATTTTTCTACCGAAAGAAAGTCAGACAATTAGTGTGAATGTCCGTGATGGCATTGGAACGCTCATGAAGTTGCCTAAGTTTGTAATGTTCCTTGTGACAACGTTTCTAATATTCGGTCCTGTCTTCGCCAATAATTTTTACTTTGGCCTGTTCATAACAGATATTGGGGGGACTGTTACGGGTGTCGGGATTGCCTTCTTGCTCGCTGCCGGTAGTGAGGCGCCATTTATGAGGGTGGCAGGCAAGTGGATCGCACGCTTCGGACTTCACGCGATCATGATTAGTGCTGCTTCCATTGCGATGATACGGTGGGTGCTTTATTTCTTTGAGCCCCCGTTGTATGTGGTGTATGCGACGACGATTGCACAAGGTTTCTCTGTCGGGCTTTTCATTCCTGCCGCACTGCAGTTTGTGAGGGATATTGCCCCAAACTCTGCACGTGCTACGGCGGTTTCTCTATACACTGCCGTCGGTAACGGGCTGGGTAGTTGGTTCTGTACATTCTTTGGCGGCTTTATTGCAGAGTATTATTCCGTTGCACACGTATATTTGTTCTTCGGCGTTTTAACTATGTGTGGACTAGTGTTCATCATG
- the pepV gene encoding dipeptidase PepV, whose amino-acid sequence MGNFNWLEEVEKRKDSLIKDTQEFLQINSVLNEEEASTKAPFGKGIEEALQYLLHKGEADGFATKNVDHYAGHIEHGQGEELVGILCHVDVVPEGDGWTDEPFSASIRDGKIFARGAMDDKGPTMAAYYALKIVKELDLPLSKRVRIIIGTDEESSWQCVDHYFKHEEMPTMGFAPDADFPIIYAEKGIGDIQLRLDFNGETATGQNSLLTFDSGRRLNMVPDHAKASLEVTEDMDAITHAFNEYISEKGIEGGYTKEGNALFLNIKGVSAHAMEPDNGTNAGYHLANFLHSVELDARGASYVSFISEKLAFDSRGKKLNINFHDEITDDLTINTGVFRYDRETAVGALGVNIRFPVTCDTKEVEVQLRKEAEAYGFDVNKFNVSPAHHVPQDHELIQTLQKVYKEQTGEKAELLSIGGGTYARSLEAGVAFGPLFPGREDVAHQKDEHIFIEDLIKATAIYAQAIYELAK is encoded by the coding sequence ATGGGAAATTTCAATTGGTTAGAAGAAGTAGAGAAAAGAAAAGATTCCTTAATAAAAGATACACAGGAATTTTTACAAATCAATAGTGTGTTGAATGAAGAGGAAGCAAGCACAAAAGCTCCTTTTGGAAAAGGAATTGAAGAGGCACTCCAATATTTATTACATAAAGGGGAAGCAGACGGCTTTGCTACAAAAAATGTCGACCATTATGCCGGCCATATCGAACATGGACAAGGAGAAGAACTTGTCGGCATCCTATGTCATGTTGATGTAGTGCCAGAGGGGGACGGCTGGACAGATGAGCCGTTCAGTGCCAGCATTCGTGACGGCAAAATTTTCGCACGCGGTGCAATGGATGACAAAGGCCCTACAATGGCGGCTTATTATGCTCTAAAAATTGTAAAAGAGCTAGATTTGCCTCTATCTAAACGTGTACGCATCATCATTGGTACAGATGAGGAAAGCAGCTGGCAGTGTGTGGACCATTATTTTAAACACGAAGAAATGCCTACAATGGGGTTTGCGCCTGACGCGGACTTCCCAATCATCTATGCCGAAAAAGGAATAGGGGATATCCAACTCCGTCTTGATTTCAACGGTGAAACGGCAACAGGACAAAACAGCTTGTTAACGTTTGATTCAGGTCGCCGGTTAAATATGGTGCCCGATCATGCTAAAGCATCGCTTGAAGTGACGGAAGATATGGATGCAATCACTCATGCTTTTAATGAATACATTTCAGAAAAAGGAATAGAGGGTGGGTATACGAAGGAAGGAAATGCTTTGTTCCTTAACATCAAAGGTGTGTCCGCTCACGCGATGGAGCCGGATAATGGTACGAATGCAGGATACCATTTGGCAAACTTCCTCCATTCTGTAGAGCTAGATGCAAGAGGAGCATCCTATGTCAGCTTTATTAGTGAAAAGCTTGCATTTGATTCTCGTGGGAAGAAGCTTAACATCAATTTCCACGATGAGATTACGGATGATCTCACCATCAATACAGGTGTTTTCCGTTATGATCGCGAAACAGCTGTCGGAGCTCTAGGGGTAAACATCCGTTTTCCGGTAACATGCGATACAAAGGAAGTGGAAGTGCAGTTGCGTAAAGAGGCGGAGGCCTATGGATTTGATGTGAATAAATTCAATGTCTCACCTGCACATCATGTTCCACAGGATCATGAGCTTATCCAGACTCTTCAAAAGGTTTATAAAGAACAAACCGGAGAAAAAGCGGAGTTATTGTCTATCGGTGGGGGAACATATGCAAGATCGCTTGAAGCAGGGGTGGCCTTTGGTCCGCTTTTCCCTGGCAGGGAGGATGTAGCGCATCAGAAAGATGAGCATATTTTCATTGAGGATCTCATCAAGGCGACTGCCATCTATGCACAAGCTATCTATGAATTAGCGAAATAA
- a CDS encoding ABC transporter permease, whose translation MTAFHLYKERLKQERQYQWKNTKAVIDWTILVYIVLTLLFVAAMIYDMFPSFIALLQKLPYGLTLIVIYYLAWTGTIRVFYQQADMYFFIHRRDLLHGLKKWGVIASTALNLIKSLLIAILTYFLMEAISPSTLPLFEWITFYLVLFLFITILGKVIDLHWSGWKRKVINFTVFLFLGLLVYLTVVQAMWIESTVLLMLGLIVLFILYLRTESFMVDMAHNEKIRQKYVGMIFYASEYVHVPRSSERTKPLFFRRSQRIIEDRSPHSALTELFFKYLLRNSRHIFSYLKMIGITIAVMGYLPLWMTFGLFMAFFFFLKEWLNIVYDELVGHPFLNMHKGKKLIQEHYQDLVTRWLYYPAVGLVGFVLMLNTLFHFLMR comes from the coding sequence ATGACGGCATTCCACTTATACAAGGAACGACTTAAACAAGAGCGTCAGTATCAGTGGAAGAACACAAAAGCTGTAATTGATTGGACGATCCTGGTCTATATTGTCCTTACATTATTATTCGTTGCAGCCATGATTTATGATATGTTTCCGAGTTTCATTGCATTGCTTCAGAAACTTCCATACGGTTTAACCCTTATTGTTATTTATTATCTTGCTTGGACGGGAACCATTCGAGTGTTTTATCAACAGGCGGATATGTACTTTTTTATCCACCGAAGAGATTTATTACACGGGTTGAAAAAGTGGGGTGTGATAGCGAGCACGGCCCTTAATCTTATAAAATCCTTGTTAATTGCTATTCTTACATATTTTTTGATGGAGGCAATCAGTCCGTCTACCCTTCCGTTGTTTGAATGGATAACGTTTTATCTTGTGTTGTTCCTATTCATCACCATACTGGGTAAAGTAATAGATTTGCATTGGTCTGGATGGAAGCGGAAAGTAATTAATTTCACCGTGTTTCTATTTCTTGGACTACTAGTTTATCTTACGGTTGTTCAAGCTATGTGGATTGAATCGACAGTTCTACTTATGCTGGGGCTAATCGTCTTGTTTATTCTTTATTTGCGGACGGAGAGTTTTATGGTGGATATGGCACATAATGAGAAGATCCGGCAAAAGTATGTCGGGATGATTTTTTATGCTTCGGAATATGTGCATGTTCCTCGTTCCTCAGAGCGGACCAAGCCTTTATTTTTCAGACGTTCGCAAAGGATAATAGAAGACAGGAGTCCTCATAGTGCCTTGACGGAATTGTTTTTTAAATATTTGTTGCGGAATTCCCGTCATATTTTTTCGTATTTAAAAATGATTGGTATCACCATCGCTGTCATGGGGTATCTCCCGTTGTGGATGACATTCGGCTTGTTTATGGCGTTTTTCTTTTTTCTAAAAGAATGGTTAAATATAGTATATGATGAATTGGTGGGACATCCCTTTTTGAATATGCATAAAGGGAAGAAGCTAATTCAAGAGCACTATCAAGATCTTGTTACAAGATGGTTGTATTATCCGGCTGTGGGATTGGTCGGATTTGTACTTATGTTGAATACGCTTTTTCATTTTCTAATGAGGTGA
- a CDS encoding ABC transporter ATP-binding protein: MELLTLHLEKAGYDDEMSVVQNIDFTVSKGEMVGLIGPNGAGKSTTIKTLLGLNPFFEGQISLPPDKSYAYIPEKPVFYYDMTLWEHIDLMASLLEIDEKVWKDRVEDLLKLFDLEKVIHESPATFSKGMQQKAMLIFAIMSKPSLYIVDEPFIGLDPIATKKLLQLFHQEQARGVGILLCTHVLDTAEKICDRFILLADGRKKAEGTLQDIQTNCQLPGASLLDCFYTLSAREQEK, encoded by the coding sequence ATGGAATTACTAACACTACATTTAGAAAAAGCAGGATACGATGATGAGATGTCTGTCGTGCAAAATATTGATTTTACGGTTTCAAAAGGTGAAATGGTAGGTCTGATCGGCCCTAACGGCGCTGGTAAAAGTACGACAATTAAAACTTTGCTTGGCTTAAATCCTTTTTTTGAAGGACAGATATCACTTCCTCCTGATAAATCATATGCCTATATTCCTGAGAAACCTGTATTTTATTATGATATGACATTATGGGAGCACATAGATTTGATGGCGTCTTTACTAGAGATAGATGAAAAGGTGTGGAAAGATCGGGTGGAGGACCTATTGAAGTTGTTTGATTTGGAAAAAGTCATCCATGAATCTCCGGCTACCTTTTCAAAAGGGATGCAGCAAAAAGCTATGTTGATATTTGCCATCATGTCTAAGCCTTCTTTATATATTGTGGATGAACCGTTTATTGGGCTTGATCCGATTGCAACGAAGAAGTTACTTCAGCTTTTTCATCAGGAACAGGCTAGGGGTGTCGGAATCTTGTTGTGTACGCATGTTCTGGATACGGCGGAAAAGATTTGTGACAGGTTTATTCTTTTGGCTGACGGGCGCAAGAAAGCAGAAGGGACCCTACAAGACATTCAAACAAATTGCCAACTTCCTGGTGCTTCATTGCTAGATTGTTTCTACACCTTATCCGCAAGGGAGCAGGAAAAATGA
- a CDS encoding DeoR family transcriptional regulator has protein sequence MKPSTNRMLTRIKAVYMFIHEKGTVSTQQLVDEFGITPRTVQRDLNVLAFNDLVQSPTKGKWTTTQKKVRLTS, from the coding sequence TTGAAGCCTTCAACTAACCGTATGCTAACCCGTATTAAAGCCGTCTACATGTTTATTCATGAAAAGGGAACTGTCTCTACACAGCAGTTGGTCGATGAATTTGGGATTACACCCCGAACCGTCCAGCGTGATTTAAATGTGCTGGCATTTAATGACCTGGTTCAAAGTCCAACGAAAGGTAAGTGGACTACTACGCAGAAAAAAGTTAGGTTGACTTCATAA
- a CDS encoding pseudouridine synthase, with product MRLDKMLANSGFGTRKEVKKLLKTGVVKVDGNVVKDAKVHVDPEVQEVTVHDDIVEYREFIYLMMHKPPGLLSATEDHHQETVVDILQEEDKMFEPFPVGRLDKDTEGLLLLTNDGQLAHQLLSPKKHVPKTYYAKIDGEVTTEDMEAFKKGVTLDDGYETLPAELVILEAGPESQIEITIVEGKFHQVKRMFQAVGKTVTYLKRLSMGELKLDEDLELGEYRELTDEELELLQRR from the coding sequence ATGAGATTGGATAAAATGCTTGCCAACAGTGGTTTTGGAACGCGCAAAGAAGTGAAGAAGCTTCTAAAAACGGGTGTGGTAAAAGTGGATGGAAATGTGGTAAAGGATGCGAAGGTGCATGTAGATCCGGAGGTGCAGGAGGTAACGGTACATGATGATATCGTGGAATACCGTGAGTTCATTTACCTGATGATGCACAAGCCACCTGGATTGTTATCTGCAACGGAAGATCACCATCAGGAAACAGTGGTGGATATTCTGCAGGAAGAGGATAAAATGTTTGAACCTTTTCCGGTTGGACGCTTAGATAAAGATACAGAGGGCTTACTGTTGTTGACAAACGACGGTCAGCTTGCACACCAGTTGTTATCACCAAAAAAGCACGTGCCAAAAACGTATTATGCCAAAATTGATGGCGAAGTGACGACAGAGGATATGGAAGCGTTCAAAAAAGGCGTTACCTTAGATGATGGGTACGAAACGTTGCCTGCTGAACTAGTAATACTTGAAGCTGGCCCAGAATCACAAATTGAGATTACCATTGTTGAAGGGAAATTCCATCAGGTAAAAAGAATGTTTCAAGCGGTTGGAAAGACAGTAACTTACTTGAAGCGTCTGAGCATGGGAGAACTGAAGCTTGATGAAGACCTTGAGCTTGGGGAGTATCGTGAACTGACAGATGAAGAATTGGAACTATTGCAGCGAAGATAA